One Littorina saxatilis isolate snail1 linkage group LG11, US_GU_Lsax_2.0, whole genome shotgun sequence genomic window, tttttcaaccaaattggttgaaattttggtcaagtaatcttcgacgaagcccggacttcggtattgcatttcagcttggtggcttaaaaattaattaatgactttggtcattaaaaatctgaaaattgtaaaaaaaaataaaaatttataaaacgatccaaatttacgtttatcttattctccatcatttgctgattccaaaaacatataaatatgttatattcggattaaaaacaagctctgaaaattaaatatataaaaattattatcaaaattaaattgtcgaaatcaatttaaaaacactttcatcttattccctgtcggttcctgattccaaaaacatatagatatgatatgtttggattaaaaacacgctcagaaagttaaaacaaagagaggtacagaaaagcgtgctatccttcttagcgcaactactaccccgctcttcttgtcaatttcactgcctttgccatgagcggtggactgacgatgctacgagtatacggtcttgcttgaaaaatggcattgcgttcagtttcattctgtgagttcgacagctacttgactaaatattgtattttcgccttacgcgacttgttcttttttttaatgggggttccactgttatcTGAACAGAGCTGTGCACAAAAACATAATAGTTCCTAGAGTTGACATTATGTAGCTTGTCGCGAACTATATGTACTGCAACTGTTtagcatttaaaaacaaacaaacatgtatcTATTAAgcgtttatgttttgtttttatcgcTAGCTTTATGTCTTCTTTGAAGAAGCAAATCCCAACCATCCGTAACTAAGCTTTTATCTTCTCACCATTAATTATCTTGTGTCCTGTTACTGTGTAAAAAGTGCAGTACATGTGTAGTGTATTAATTCTGTAAAAGGTCTAACATGAATCAGGGTTTTGTAATGTATTCTATTAAACACTCTATTAATTTATCGTACTAAGTCTTTATATTAGAACGTTAATTATTAGTCTATCTTTGTTGGATATTTTAACCAAATAAGTAATCACGGACTTTTCAAAACTGTCAGAAAGGGACTCAAAATTCCACATGTCAGTTAAAAAAAGTTACCTTATTGCTACTCCGTAGTAAATCGAGTTAttattatcaacaacaacaaaaagcaacGTAAACAATACCGCCAGCTAGGAAGAGAAGTAAAAGAAGCGCAGATGATTTCAAGACGACTGGCACTGCCATTGTTTCTGGATCCGTGAGGTGATCACAAAGTTGGAGGTCTGTATTCTGCTTCTGGTCTAGGAAATCATCTGACTGTTTCTGAACGTTTTTGTCAGTTGACTTTCTGTGACGTGTCTATCGGCAAATATCTAAACATTGATACAGAGATAAATGTGGTGACGTAGCGTCGCTTTGGTTTTGTTTACTGGTTCCTCTTTCAGTTTTGTTTCGTCTCTTAATTATCctcaattgtgaccctccaccacgaaatgattcgcatgtcacctttgcatgaattttcatatgtttacaatttcctaacgagtttttttatgctctatccagtggtgaaaaccgttttagaaaagagcgaaaactgtttaagttataagcctgtgactaaggtaaccctcacactgttaccagacactccccgggctaatattaagcctagcgcagaaccgctcgaggtgacatgcgactcatttcgtggtggagggtcacaattccTCTTGTGTATACTCCACGACCTTCTACCTCATTTTCATAGCCGGTTctaacaggagagagagagagagagagagagagagagagagagagagagagagagagagagagagagagagagagagagagagagagagagagagagagagagagagagagagagggagaagacaagacaagacaagacaagacaaaatctttattatcgagggtaatagataagcaagaatattgcttttttacatccagccctcgccctaatatagggtcaacaagaacagaaaacaatataatcaaagaattatcacatcaaacttaatacattataactgtatatacagatacaaatttaaaaaataaattgtcatgctgcagtttaagtacaatttcaaagtgtcaatttttaacataacttaatttagatctgcatattattataattttgtttaacatgcacatacattttaaatgaattgatgaaccattcagcgcatgtttagttgcatagagagagagagagagagagagagagagagagagagagagagagagagagagagagagagagagagagagagagagagagagagagagagagagagagagagagagagagagagagagagagagaaagagagagtaaaaACGCTGAACAATAAGCAAACATATAGTATCAATCAtaaaaatcattcaaatcaatTCAAGTATTTATCAAATACTTATGAAcagcttctttttttaaatttttgtttttactgtgGACTCTGAGGAAGAGAATCATGATGTCAGACTGGAAGTTCCAGAAAATGAAACACACATTTTGTAAGGTCGATGCGAGGCATAGGTTGAATAAAATTAAGAGATTCATACCGACTGGTAGCTCTGTGAAATGATGTTTGCCGCGATATACTCAGGATCCTTCCAATGAAACACGTACCTTATACACTTGTAAGATCACACACAAGTTGCTTATTCAATGGGAGCATGTGCATGGCTTTTAACTTGTGCCGCCCTGTTGGTGAGGGTTCGTTCTTCAGAAGAATGTTCGCCGCCGCACGACGATGAATATACAGTGTAATTAAGTTTACCGTGATGTGGACATCACTGCAGCCAACTCAAACACACGAAAGAAAATTGATTGGCGCCATTATGAGAGCATGATGAAACATGGTTAATGTTACTTTTAACATCAGTATAATGATTTAATTTTGACAATAAATATACATTTCTATACACTCTTTTACATACAAAGATCAAAGTTGATTGCCATTAAAGTCCTTGGTCGCTCAGtgatcaccccccccccacacacacacacacacacactgacacacacacacacacacacacacacacacacacacacagtgacacacacgcgcacacacacacacacccacacactcacacacacacacacacacacaccgtcacacatacaTTGACGCACTGacgcacactgcacacacacacacaccacacagtgacacacgcacacacacacaccaccccacacacacacacacgcacgcacacacacacacacacacacacacggcacacacacacacacacacacacacacacacactgactgacataCTGGCACACACCGTGCTCACTCAGTGAGTCTGCCAAGCTTAGCAACGACCTTTCCTAAGCTTGTCAAACTTATTTTGACAAATAAATCGCCTTCTCAAGCTAAACCAAAACCGTATCCTACCTCTAAGCGGTTGATACCGCTGATACTACAGTAGTAATAATACACAACCCCTTTCGTCATAACGCCTCTTTTGGTAGCTTTCCTTTTATTTTGCCGCAAAGGCAGTcataagatgaaactgtttttacCGGAACGCGTCAAATTCATCATGGCGGCTCCAAGTGGCTCTAGTCTCTGAATGTTTATCTGTTTTAGCACAAGGAAATCGCAGTGCAGGCCTTGATACAGAAGTTTCCAATAATTTTCCAACTTCTGTATTCGTTTGTACAATCTGTGGCTTGCACAACATGTCTTCTCCCAGGCGGGACCGAAGGTAAGTACCGAAATATTGCGAAGATACGTAGAACTAGAAGTAGAAGCACAGAAAGTAGAACATCCATAATAACCGGTACCGAAAGCATGCATGTTCAAGGTTCAGTTTTGGGGTTGTGACTTGCGCCATTGCGCCATGCAGGTACTTTGAGTTTGATTGTCTTCTTAAAGCAAAAGTTACACTCATACTGTTAAAAGCAAAATCTTCAGAATAATTTTGAAGTGGGTCATGTGTGTTTGCCTTCTGAAGTTCTGTTAGCGATATATACTTCAGGAGGTCttttcagacctgggaacccatacaatTTCGCCGTATcgtgtacgcatgattgtctacaATACGATCATTACGGTCAGTGGAGAAAAAATACGACCAGACAAATTTCTAGACTACTTAGTACTTTTCTTGAgaagcgcatcccgaagccaatccagtattttgacataTAAATACTGTTTTTGTCCGTACACATGGAAAGAAGCATTCATTgttaaacttaattaacggtgcggacgcgtgtgaagcatgtttgaatcatggatgttcaaatgctgtgtggagaaTGCTCATTGTTCTGAAAGTACACCAAGCCTCTTTGAGAATACCCCAAGTGCAAAAcaagggttcccaggtctgtctTCTGGTTCATGTCTGTTTTAAGTGTTTACTTGTTTCCAATTCGATTGTCATGccatttttattattttttttatctgtcaCTATCACTTTCAGGTCTCGATCAGGATCCCCTAACACAAAATCAAAGCGATCGCTGGACCTGGTCAGCACACGCGTAAGTCCTCAGTCTTTCAAgaatcgagaatggcaacctcgGGGTCGAGGAAATCAACGAGGAAGGGGGCGAGGGCAGCTCAGGCCCTTCGTCCGTCGAGATTACCACGGTGTCACAGTTTTCAGAGGAACTTCTCAACGCTACTTTCCAAGGCATGCTCGGTAAAGCTGGATTTCTAATGTTCACTCAATCACTGACGCTAGTGACAGTGATAATAGTATTAATACAGTGGAAGTTGGAACtcctaatttaagacttccccctttttaagacctggctttctcagattttctgttcttaaggcctaaaaaaaaaaaaaaggtgtgatTACGGTAACCCgatctaccctatttttaggggccgaccctataattTTTTATTAGATTtgtcacaaaaaaaaaaaaaaaagacgagtGCAGATAatgcaatgaaagcgacagcgctcgagtcgcacacttatttccctgtcaagtaggtttcatttgtacacattagaaaaaaaagtaaaaaaaaaaaagtgattgcctaccttcctagtCCTACCATAttgtttttggctatgttaccttaaccacacctattttggATTACACTTACATTATCtgttctgtgcgcacttggtcttgtgcttgcgtgtacgcacAAAGGGGGGTAGTTAAGGTacgagcaggtctgcacataaggtgGGAGTGGGTGACCagaacaaatctccacccttttCCCACCAGACACGGCCCGGGATTTGAACCTATGACCTTCCCCACAGGAGGCTGGCGTCTTCTCCACTATATAGGCTATTGCGCCCATCGTCAATGTGTCACGATTTACAATGCTATTTTTATTGCGAGTTTCCAAGgcacattcactgattcagtatGGGCAAGTTTTCTTATGCTCACTTTAGTGTCATTTATCTGACTGTTGttaaaaataattattaaacatGTTTACTGGTATCCACTGGGTTAACATTCTACTTTCTTCACTCATTCCAGATCATGAGATTAGCTTACTCATAATGCATGACATGTAGTGATGTACACCTTTCTGCCACCAGGTTTGATGTCAGTTAGCTAAACATTGAACTCTCTTTTGAAGTTCTTTTATAGGACTTAATTTCAAATGTCCCCCGGAATCTGAGTTTCACCACTTTAAAGTTTAATGTCGCCTGAACGGCCATAAACATAAAAGCTCACTCGTGTATACGGGTAtgcgtgggagttgcagcccacgaatgaacaagaataagaagaagTAGCTAAATGAAGATCTTGTCGTGTTACTGTCACTTTTCTGCCACATTGTTAAACTCAAACAGTATTTTTTTTGGAGCAGCTTCAGGGCATATCATCATCGTCCTGAAATGTGTGCATTTCTCGATTCTTGTTGACTTTGAAGATTTTGTGCTTTAGACAAAGTtaatcattctccatgagaaatagTTGCACAAATATGATGGACAATCCATGGTTTTACAGTGTCTGTACCCTTCTATCCATGCCAGGTACTAATATAAACACCGTTTCATAATAgaaataatcagttttggccttctgGTGAAAAGCTGTCTAACATGAGTGACGCCAAAATATTGTGATGACGTCGATATGTGCTGTAGTTAGCctggtttattttgtttgtttgtttgtttgtttgcttaacgcccagctgaccacgaagggccatatcagggcggtgctgctttgacatttaacgtgtgccacacacaagacagaagtcgcagcacaggcttcatgtctcacccagtcacattattctgacaccggaccaaccagtcctagcactaaccccataatgccagacgccaggcggagcagccactagactgattgccaattttaaagtcttaggtatgacgcggccggggttcgaacccacggccTCCCGATCAtgaggcggacgccttaccactaggccaaccgtgccggtctgtgtGATGACGTCGATATGTGCTGTAGTTAGCCTGTGTTTATTGCTGTTGCCCAAGATCAGTGAAGCCTCAGATTAGGGTGCCttgaagggggttccactgtactaaaaATAAAGGTGTGACAATTATTCCGTGTCTTTCAGGGATGAGTCAGGCAACCACCACCATCGTCGTTCTCGCAGCAGGGGAAGGTCATGGTCACGAGAGCATCAACTAAGGTCAAAGTCCGCAAGCTCTGAGGAAGGATCCAGACACAAGCGGCATCGGTCTGGTAGCCGTGAGCGACACACGTCTAGCATGAAAGATAGGAAACAAGCTCATTCCAGGTATGTGAAGGAGGGGTGTCTGGTTTGCACTATGGTAGGATATAAACAAGTTAAGAATGTGTGCTGATTCTTCGCGTCTAAGTGGGCAATCACACTGATGTCTCCTTGTCTTTCTCAGTCACTGCATAAGCCAGGctctttgctctctctctctctctctctctctctctctctctctctctctctctctctctctctctttttctctctctctctttctctctctctctctctctctttctctctctctccccctctctctctctctctctctctctctctctctctctctttctctttgtttccCCTGTGAATGTGATCTCACATACTCTCTCTTTTGTATAAGGACCCGTAAAAATGTTCCAGTTCAAGACCTTTTAGTAACTCCAGCTACATTGTTGAACTAACTACGATCATTTGAACAATACAAATTATGTGATGTTTTGCTTTGAGTATACATCCACACAAAATCCTATCTTTGAAGAGCAAGTTTTTGGAATTTGTGAACAACTGTTAACTGTTGTACATTGGTGTCATTGTGctgtatacatacacacacttgaGTGTTTTTCCGTAACTTGCAGAGATTCTTTCAGCCCTGAAATTAAACTCTCCTCCAGGAAAAAACATCGCAGACATTCTTCAGCTTCGCCGAACAGACGCCAAGGCCACAAAACCCGGTCGCGAAGCCATAGCGCTGAGAAACCCCGACCGTCTCAATCCCGAACCAGACGCGAAGAGAGAGATTACCCCAAGTACCCAGACCCCAGGTACCCTGAGGAAATGGAGGACAGGTTAGGCAGACGGAGGGAGAGGTCAAGGTCACCGGAGGTCACACGCGGGAAGAGACCTCCAGCTCCAGCGGCGAAGGGGAAAGAGTTGATACCCAGAAACCGCCTCCACAAGATCTTCTCGCTGATAACCCAGGACACGGATTTCGAACTGGATGAAGACATCTCTATCGCTATTCAGCGCAACCCCTACGCTGAGCCGTCGGAGGATTCCACAGTGACTGTGGTGTTCAACGAAGAACTGTTCACCATGATTTATCCCGAAAGACGCAAGCACAAACCCATCTTCGATAGGGAGGAAATCAAGGTTTTCGGCCATGACAAGAATCTGTCGGATGACCCCGACTTTGAAAGGTTAGCTGGGTTGTTGCTTTTGACTTGATTAGATGTGATTTTTGTTTCGACTGATTAGTTTGACTTGGTATTATTGTTGGTGCACTGAAATGAGAGCTCTCTTACCAGTCTTACGGAGTACTTGTGCAGATGATAGCTGTCTTAGCATTTCTtgatgtgatttttttttcagtttatgTGGGGCTTTCAGACCTGAGAACCTATAATGATTTTGCCGTATTCTGTACGCAtcattgtctagaatacgatgaCTACGGTTGCTGCTTTTCTTCACCagcgcatcccgaagccgatgcagtattttgacaaatgataacagtttttgtcagaaaatattgaaagaagcatttgttttaaacgtaTTGGTAAACTTTATCAAAGGTGCGACGGAAGCTTGTGAAATAAATCTGAaacatggatgttcaaatgctgtgtggagtacggtcatttttctgaaaatacaccaagtttgcttgagaatactctaagtgcaaaaaaggggttcccaggtctgactTATGCAGATGGATGTCTTTGCTTTTCTTGATATGGTTTCGTTCTCCAGTTTATGTGGGGCTTTCTACATGAAACAGTGGTTTGTTCAGATAGTAGAGAACGTTAACTTTGTGCTGTCTTTTTTAATTGGGATGACCGTCCAGGTTTTTCTTAGTGAAGGAGTCTTTTTCAACTTTTACATTTAAAAATGTGTGCACGTTCACAGGCTTTCCACATGGAATAATAGCACCCTTTCAGTTTCACTTTGACGCATAGCAACAGTCATTGTTGTGGCCgcattctgtgcagagtgggcatttcttgctgaaacattgtaGTAGATTGACATAGGTCATAAGGTGTcacttacaaaattaattcaacacAAAACTCCAACTCCAGTCTCCAGGCTGTTGATATTTGGCATAGTATATTCAAAGCTGAAGCATGCTCTTAGCCTGACTAAAACACTGAAGGTGCTTGTGAGAAGGATTGCTTACTTGATGAGGAATGTAGCTTTTCACAGGGAttgccaaatcgtccgcccgatcgctggaggcgagtaaaaaatctgccgggctagtagaaacagcctggcaactcgccaggctggccagtgaaaattctggtccaatgcaacacttttggttgtaatatcgagttgcaaagccatataaacactgcagatgcagcaactgcggtatgtaccgggccagtcaaatttctggcgggctagtaactttcttgaagttactcgcccggttggcgagttaaaatgttgagatttggccatccctatattttaacactttgtaccccacctatcttaaccaagttttttttttagccgagaccagctgtgctgcagcaggtcactcagaattgtagtaactgtgtagaaactgtgtatcaacatgcttagattgacgttacaggaagcgactgaagctaataGTCTGAGCAGaatgcggatatgtgccgaatgagaGCAGATGCAATGTAGTGACAATGTGTGTACCGATGtttccgtacctggtcagataaagccatatgagtgggtacggatatatccgtacctgggagacaatgagttaatatGATAAATTTGTTTTCAGGCGTGTGATACGACTCAAGCCAGGGAAATCATCCCAGCCGGCAGAACCACAAAGTAGCGGTTACCAGTACAGGTCTTCTTTTAAAATCACCAGGTGAGGAAATTAATCAGGGCTGTACCTTACCGACAGCCCGGGGCGGGTTCAAATCGCGCCGGGCGAATTTATAATTCCTCTTCACCCGCCTGCCTGTCAACTTCAAATTCCCCCCTGGTCGGTAGccaaaaaagttaaggtacacccctgtTAGTTATAATTTTTGtcttagaaagagagagagagagagggtgttagtttttgttgtgtttgtgtatgttgcTCCTGAAGTTATTATGtaagtgcgtgtgcgtgtgtgtgtaaatattcaGGTATACATTAAGCATGTGTAACTGTAAGTActttgatttatttttattcagtTAATTATGAGCTACAGAAAATACACAAGTCAAGCCAAAGGGCAGTAACTGCGTGCTACTTAATCCCATTTACATAGTCTCTGTTATTaaagctgatggggtctatgtcgaccaaaagagtgggattccctgtaggtggagttcctggagggggattccctgtatacagggaatcccacagggtggagtttttcaataaaacttgcaaaccatactcgaatttctaagaaatatcaaaaaagattgaaaaacatcaaattctaccgatgtcgccaagcatcacgtgactttcagcgatatcagcgacacgctacaggaactaaatcctgtggtattccctgtatacagggaatccctctccaggaactccacctacagggaatcccactcttttggtcgacatagaccccatcagtgTTATTAACCCTTCTAAATTAGTTGGAGCTACAAGCAAGATCATGATGGGGCACTtgacaatttttattttttaaaggacTGTATGAAGTAAGTATTTTAACTTCCAATGTTTGTATTAATTTCATGTTTGGACAAGGGTAACGTAAACCTAATGGATAAGTTTCTTAACTTTCTTTTCTCTACTATTTCTGTCTCTTCAACTGTCATCAGgaacttgtgtgtttgtgtgtctttccTGCGTTTAGAACGGTAAAAAGAGGCAGATCCACGTCCAGGTCAAACAGTCCGGCAAGACAAACTTCACAAAGCGATACCAAGTTCAGGTTAGTCAAGCTGAACACATAGCAAGAATTAGCATCGATATATctatatctgtatatatatacgacttgtgtctgtgtgtgtgtctgtgtgtgagttcgcgatgcacggccaaagttctcgatggatctgcttcaaatttggtgggcatattcaggtagacccggtacaggacacaacctggtcgatat contains:
- the LOC138980200 gene encoding serine/arginine-rich splicing factor 4-like isoform X1, with product MSSPRRDRRSRSGSPNTKSKRSLDLVSTRVSPQSFKNREWQPRGRGNQRGRGRGQLRPFVRRDYHGVTVFRGTSQRYFPRHARDESGNHHHRRSRSRGRSWSREHQLRSKSASSEEGSRHKRHRSGSRERHTSSMKDRKQAHSRDSFSPEIKLSSRKKHRRHSSASPNRRQGHKTRSRSHSAEKPRPSQSRTRREERDYPKYPDPRYPEEMEDRLGRRRERSRSPEVTRGKRPPAPAAKGKELIPRNRLHKIFSLITQDTDFELDEDISIAIQRNPYAEPSEDSTVTVVFNEELFTMIYPERRKHKPIFDREEIKVFGHDKNLSDDPDFERRVIRLKPGKSSQPAEPQSSGYQYRSSFKITRTVKRGRSTSRSNSPARQTSQSDTKFRVRVTNDPRFESRFAELQGKDEAGPPRRSNLDPTDLRHELSSNRKTSVDARIRIDRDRDRREDRPRSSDARDSRPDRSKDREELPDFSRRKDKNMETPWLYDPESIPKDPKYFMVCDYIQERHDDREHERRERGRGGRFFRGRFNMRRPFRPYRSRGYVRGGYRGRGNYFLGGNTRSFSPPRRFRKDYEKSPEREWKHDKFSELDQDGEKKPHREDDHEYPHSTSER
- the LOC138980200 gene encoding serine/arginine-rich splicing factor 4-like isoform X2; its protein translation is MSSPRRDRRSRSGSPNTKSKRSLDLVSTRVSPQSFKNREWQPRGRGNQRGRGRGQLRPFVRRDYHGVTVFRGTSQRYFPRHARDESGNHHHRRSRSRGRSWSREHQLRSKSASSEEGSRHKRHRSGSRERHTSSMKDRKQAHSRDSFSPEIKLSSRKKHRRHSSASPNRRQGHKTRSRSHSAEKPRPSQSRTRREERDYPKYPDPRYPEEMEDRLGRRRERSRSPEVTRGKRPPAPAAKGKELIPRNRLHKIFSLITQDTDFELDEDISIAIQRNPYAEPSEDSTVTVVFNEELFTMIYPERRKHKPIFDREEIKVFGHDKNLSDDPDFERRVIRLKPGKSSQPAEPQSSGYQYRSSFKITRTVKRGRSTSRSNSPARQTSQSDTKFRVRVTNDPRFESRFAELQGKDEAGPPRRSNLDPTDLRHELSSNRKTSVDARIRIDRDRDRREDRPRSSDARDSRPDRSKDREELPDFSRRKDKNMETPWLYDPESIPKDPKYFMHDDREHERRERGRGGRFFRGRFNMRRPFRPYRSRGYVRGGYRGRGNYFLGGNTRSFSPPRRFRKDYEKSPEREWKHDKFSELDQDGEKKPHREDDHEYPHSTSER
- the LOC138980200 gene encoding splicing regulatory glutamine/lysine-rich protein 1-like isoform X3 codes for the protein MSSPRRDRRSRSGSPNTKSKRSLDLVSTRVSPQSFKNREWQPRGRGNQRGRGRGQLRPFVRRDYHGVTVFRGTSQRYFPRHARDESGNHHHRRSRSRGRSWSREHQLRSKSASSEEGSRHKRHRSGSRERHTSSMKDRKQAHSRKKHRRHSSASPNRRQGHKTRSRSHSAEKPRPSQSRTRREERDYPKYPDPRYPEEMEDRLGRRRERSRSPEVTRGKRPPAPAAKGKELIPRNRLHKIFSLITQDTDFELDEDISIAIQRNPYAEPSEDSTVTVVFNEELFTMIYPERRKHKPIFDREEIKVFGHDKNLSDDPDFERRVIRLKPGKSSQPAEPQSSGYQYRSSFKITRTVKRGRSTSRSNSPARQTSQSDTKFRVRVTNDPRFESRFAELQGKDEAGPPRRSNLDPTDLRHELSSNRKTSVDARIRIDRDRDRREDRPRSSDARDSRPDRSKDREELPDFSRRKDKNMETPWLYDPESIPKDPKYFMVCDYIQERHDDREHERRERGRGGRFFRGRFNMRRPFRPYRSRGYVRGGYRGRGNYFLGGNTRSFSPPRRFRKDYEKSPEREWKHDKFSELDQDGEKKPHREDDHEYPHSTSER
- the LOC138980200 gene encoding splicing regulatory glutamine/lysine-rich protein 1-like isoform X4; protein product: MSSPRRDRRSRSGSPNTKSKRSLDLVSTRVSPQSFKNREWQPRGRGNQRGRGRGQLRPFVRRDYHGVTVFRGTSQRYFPRHARDESGNHHHRRSRSRGRSWSREHQLRSKSASSEEGSRHKRHRSGSRERHTSSMKDRKQAHSRDSFSPEIKLSSRKKHRRHSSASPNRRQGHKTRSRSHSAEKPRPSQSRTRREERDYPKYPDPRYPEEMEDRLGRRRERSRSPEVTRGKRPPAPAAKGKELIPRNRLHKIFSLITQDTDFELDEDISIAIQRNPYAEPSEDSTVTVVFNEELFTMIYPERRKHKPIFDREEIKVFGHDKNLSDDPDFERRVIRLKPGKSSQPAEPQSSGYQYRSSFKITRVRVTNDPRFESRFAELQGKDEAGPPRRSNLDPTDLRHELSSNRKTSVDARIRIDRDRDRREDRPRSSDARDSRPDRSKDREELPDFSRRKDKNMETPWLYDPESIPKDPKYFMVCDYIQERHDDREHERRERGRGGRFFRGRFNMRRPFRPYRSRGYVRGGYRGRGNYFLGGNTRSFSPPRRFRKDYEKSPEREWKHDKFSELDQDGEKKPHREDDHEYPHSTSER